The proteins below come from a single Diceros bicornis minor isolate mBicDic1 chromosome 3, mDicBic1.mat.cur, whole genome shotgun sequence genomic window:
- the YAE1 gene encoding protein YAE1 homolog: MSWVQAASLVQGRGEEGDVFDEEADESLLVQREWRSHMQRRVKEGYRDGIDAGKALTLQQGFNQGYKEGAEVIINYGQLRGTLSALLSWCHLHDNSSALISKINNLLEAVGQCEEYVLKHLKSITPQPHVVDLLDSFQDMDLCHVVPAEKKIDEAKDERLCENNAEVNKNCSRSLNGVDCLSLECCRTQEHAHSENPSLTWILEQTASLVKQLGVSVDVLQHLKQL; this comes from the exons ATGTCGTGGGTTCAAGCTGCTTCTTTGGTCCAGGGCCGTGGAGAGGAGGGAGACGTGTTTGATGAGGAAGCGGACGAGTCGCTCCTGGTGCAGCGGGAATGGCGGAGCCACATGCAGAGACGAGTCAAG GAAGGTTATAGAGATGGAATAGATGCTGGCAAAGCACTTACTCTTCAACAAGGCTTCAATCAAGGTTATAAGGAAGGTGCAGAAGTCATTATAAACTATGGACAACTCAGAGGAACACTGAG tGCTTTGCTCTCCTGGTGTCACCTTCATGATAATAGTTCGGCTTTGAtcagtaaaataaataatcttCTGGAAGCGGTTGGCCAATGTGAAGAGTATGTGCTCAAACATCTGAAATCAATCACTCCACAGCCCCATGTTGTAGATTTATTGGACTCCTTTCAGGATATGGACCTTTGTCATGTAGTTCCAGCTGAGAAAAAGATTGATGAAGCTAAAGATGAAAGACTCTGTGAAAATAATGCTGAGGTTAACAAAAACTGTAGCAGGAGTCTTAATGGGGTAGATTGTTTGTCTTTAGAATGTTGTAGAACACAAGAGCATGCACATTCTGAAAACCCAAGCCTCACTTGGATTTTAGAACAGACAGCCAGTTTAGTAAAACAGCTGGGAGTATCAGTAGACGTATTACAGCACCTCAAACAACTATAA